A stretch of the Streptococcus himalayensis genome encodes the following:
- a CDS encoding cobyric acid synthase codes for MVKSIMVQGTASDAGKSIIVAGLCRIFKQDGLKVVPFKSQNMALNSFITKQGDEMGRAQVVQAEAAGVDPDVRMNPVLLKPTSDRKSQVVFMGNVLCDMDAVEYHEFKQQLLPKIKEVYEELGSENDVIVLEGAGSPAEINLNSHDIVNMGMAKLVDAPVILVADIDKGGVFASIYGTIELMPKEDRARVKGVVINKFRGDVALLQSGIDMIEELTQIPVLGVVPYASLDIDSEDSVALVQKSRRFDTKKDLDVAIIGLKRMSNFTDFHSLEIQPDVSVRYVMPGDAIGLPDLLILPGSKNTIEDMDYLRESGLEKEILHCMEQGVHIFGICGGYQLLGKKMSDPLHVESSIEEIAGLGLLDAETTFKAVKRTTQVKASHEEHELEGYEIHMGETAIAAGVQPFSTITIQNGEETVRSDGAIGHGGQVQGTYLHGVFDNLNWTREYLNKIREAKGLEPIHDKVITLQEFKDREYDKLADILRDSLDMDAIYRIINKEE; via the coding sequence ATGGTAAAATCAATCATGGTACAAGGAACTGCTTCCGATGCTGGAAAAAGTATCATTGTTGCAGGCTTGTGTCGGATTTTTAAACAAGATGGTCTGAAAGTTGTACCGTTTAAATCGCAAAATATGGCTTTGAATTCTTTCATCACAAAACAGGGAGATGAGATGGGGCGGGCTCAGGTGGTGCAGGCTGAGGCTGCAGGAGTTGATCCGGATGTACGCATGAATCCTGTGCTTCTCAAGCCGACTTCTGATCGAAAATCCCAAGTCGTTTTTATGGGGAATGTTCTCTGTGATATGGATGCTGTGGAGTATCACGAGTTTAAGCAGCAACTATTACCGAAAATCAAGGAAGTCTACGAAGAATTAGGTTCTGAAAATGATGTGATTGTCCTAGAAGGGGCAGGAAGTCCCGCAGAAATCAATCTCAACAGCCACGATATTGTCAATATGGGCATGGCTAAGTTAGTGGATGCGCCGGTGATTTTAGTAGCAGATATTGATAAGGGAGGTGTTTTTGCCTCAATTTATGGCACGATTGAGCTGATGCCTAAGGAAGACCGCGCGCGTGTCAAAGGAGTGGTTATCAATAAATTTCGCGGAGATGTGGCCTTATTGCAATCAGGCATTGATATGATTGAGGAATTAACTCAGATTCCTGTGCTGGGGGTTGTCCCTTATGCCAGTCTAGACATTGATAGCGAAGACAGTGTAGCTTTGGTGCAAAAGAGCCGACGTTTTGATACTAAAAAAGATTTGGATGTGGCTATTATTGGTCTTAAACGGATGTCCAATTTCACCGATTTCCATAGCTTAGAAATCCAGCCTGATGTTTCTGTCCGCTATGTGATGCCAGGAGATGCGATTGGTTTGCCAGATTTGTTGATTTTACCAGGTAGTAAGAATACGATTGAGGATATGGACTATCTACGTGAATCAGGCTTGGAGAAAGAAATTCTCCACTGCATGGAACAAGGGGTTCATATTTTTGGCATTTGTGGAGGTTACCAACTCTTGGGCAAGAAAATGTCCGATCCCCTGCATGTAGAATCCAGTATTGAAGAAATTGCTGGACTAGGCTTGTTGGACGCAGAAACAACCTTTAAGGCAGTCAAGCGAACAACGCAGGTCAAAGCTAGCCATGAAGAACATGAGCTGGAAGGCTATGAAATTCATATGGGAGAGACCGCTATTGCAGCAGGTGTTCAGCCCTTTTCAACCATCACTATCCAAAATGGGGAAGAAACGGTGCGTTCTGATGGAGCAATTGGCCATGGTGGTCAAGTACAAGGAACCTATCTACACGGAGTTTTTGACAATTTGAATTGGACAAGAGAATACCTTAATAAAATTCGCGAAGCAAAGGGGCTTGAGCCAATCCATGATAAGGTGATAACTTTACAAGAATTTAAAGATCGAGAGTATGATAAATTAGCAGATATTTTACGAGATTCTCTTGACATGGACGCTATTTATCGCATTATCAATAAAGAAGAGTGA
- a CDS encoding energy-coupling factor ABC transporter ATP-binding protein, which yields MLQLKEISFSYDRKTPTLQNISMDFEEGRITGILGANGSGKSTTMKIITGLLNAQEGQVFYQGNPVQMTKKALYHYRQEVNMVFQNPEQQLFYTIVKDDIGLALENLHYSLSEIETRVFEALEMMDIVHLQDKPIQYLSYGQKKRVAIAGMLALKPRYLLLDEPTAGLDPKGRRKMAESMKKLVAAGTNIILTSHDMDLMYDCCDYSYLLHKGTIIANGDKRQVFQQVSLLEEAGLEAPWIVKLHQAIGTPLASNEMNFFKKLKGESTW from the coding sequence ATGTTACAATTAAAAGAGATATCGTTTTCATACGACCGAAAAACTCCTACCTTGCAAAATATTTCCATGGATTTTGAAGAAGGTAGGATTACGGGGATTTTAGGGGCTAATGGGTCTGGTAAATCTACAACGATGAAAATCATTACAGGCTTGTTGAACGCTCAAGAAGGGCAGGTCTTCTACCAAGGAAATCCAGTTCAGATGACCAAAAAGGCCTTGTATCACTATCGCCAAGAAGTCAACATGGTCTTTCAAAATCCTGAACAACAGCTCTTTTATACCATTGTGAAAGATGATATTGGTCTTGCTTTGGAAAATTTGCATTATAGTCTAAGCGAGATTGAAACCCGAGTTTTTGAAGCTTTGGAAATGATGGACATCGTTCATTTGCAAGATAAGCCAATCCAGTATCTCAGCTATGGTCAGAAAAAACGAGTGGCGATTGCTGGTATGCTTGCCTTAAAGCCAAGGTATCTGCTCTTGGATGAGCCGACAGCTGGTCTTGATCCGAAAGGACGCAGAAAGATGGCAGAGTCTATGAAAAAGTTAGTGGCTGCGGGAACCAATATCATTTTAACCAGTCACGACATGGATTTGATGTATGATTGCTGCGATTATTCTTATCTTTTGCATAAGGGGACTATTATTGCAAATGGCGATAAAAGGCAGGTGTTTCAGCAAGTTTCTCTTTTAGAAGAAGCTGGCTTGGAAGCCCCTTGGATTGTCAAATTGCATCAGGCGATAGGCACTCCTTTGGCAAGCAATGAAATGAATTTTTTTAAAAAATTGAAAGGGGAATCAACATGGTAA
- a CDS encoding CbiQ family ECF transporter T component — protein sequence MFVIDKYAYQNRWKNVKADYKFAFYLFLLIISFSGIVPLQACLIASVIPMTCYVARMSLVSYLKWYIHASIFLLISLLTFVITYHSQEHHFLFSIPLWNGYLGINKESLQQAFYILLRIYCSLIATYFFALTVPFVQMVQLFKKIHIPLFLLEIIILMYRFIFLVMYEFLTIRDTLDLKFAFYKKRKNYKAWGLLAHTLFTKLLDDNEHLNEVLSLKFDGYQEE from the coding sequence ATGTTTGTGATTGATAAATATGCCTATCAAAATCGATGGAAAAATGTAAAGGCAGATTATAAATTTGCCTTCTACCTCTTTTTGCTCATCATCAGCTTTTCAGGGATTGTCCCTTTACAAGCTTGTTTAATAGCAAGTGTCATTCCTATGACTTGCTATGTTGCACGAATGTCCCTTGTCTCCTACCTAAAATGGTACATTCATGCAAGCATCTTTCTCCTCATTAGTTTATTGACCTTCGTGATTACCTATCATTCTCAAGAACACCATTTTCTCTTTTCGATTCCGTTATGGAATGGTTATTTAGGAATCAATAAAGAGAGTTTGCAGCAAGCTTTTTATATCTTGCTGCGGATTTATTGTTCGCTTATTGCGACTTACTTTTTTGCATTAACCGTACCATTTGTACAAATGGTTCAACTTTTTAAGAAAATTCATATCCCTCTTTTTCTCTTGGAAATCATTATTTTAATGTACCGCTTTATTTTTCTGGTCATGTATGAATTTTTAACCATACGCGATACGCTGGATTTAAAATTTGCCTTTTATAAAAAGAGGAAAAACTACAAAGCTTGGGGCTTACTGGCTCATACCTTATTTACAAAATTATTGGATGACAATGAGCATTTAAATGAAGTCCTCAGCCTAAAATTTGATGGCTATCAAGAAGAATAG
- a CDS encoding energy-coupling factor ABC transporter substrate-binding protein gives MKSHKNLLLLLAAVAVILSAFFFAPKGVEYSGTDDAAETAITSIQEDYEPWFSPIFEPAGSEVESLLFTLQGSIGAGIIFYVIGYNKGKKELKQ, from the coding sequence ATGAAATCTCATAAAAATTTACTTTTGCTACTAGCAGCCGTTGCAGTTATCTTGTCCGCCTTCTTCTTTGCTCCAAAAGGAGTTGAGTACAGTGGAACTGACGATGCCGCTGAAACAGCTATTACGTCCATCCAAGAAGATTATGAGCCGTGGTTCTCACCTATTTTTGAGCCAGCAGGTTCAGAAGTAGAAAGTTTGTTGTTTACCCTCCAAGGAAGTATTGGAGCTGGGATTATCTTTTATGTCATCGGCTACAATAAAGGGAAAAAAGAACTCAAACAGTAA
- a CDS encoding energy-coupling factor ABC transporter permease, with amino-acid sequence MKNYNKKLAIVLFTVLYLLCPRPVQAMHIMEGYLPPVWCLVWFALFLPFFVMGVLNIKKIVAEKPSSKTMLALSGAFIFILSALKIPSVTGSSSHPTGVGIGTAMFGPSVVSVLGTICLLFQALLLAHGGLTTLGANAFSMAVVGPFVGYFVYKLALSMKVSRRVALFLCAVVADLATYATTSIQLGLVFPDPSAGFVGSAVKFMGVFLTTQIPIAIVEGLLTVILYNLISDTIKEKEGLFA; translated from the coding sequence ATGAAAAACTATAACAAGAAATTAGCCATTGTGCTATTTACAGTCCTTTACTTATTATGTCCACGTCCAGTGCAAGCTATGCACATTATGGAAGGATATTTGCCACCTGTTTGGTGTTTGGTTTGGTTTGCCCTCTTTTTACCATTCTTTGTAATGGGGGTCTTGAACATTAAGAAAATCGTGGCAGAAAAACCAAGTTCAAAAACCATGCTAGCCCTCTCAGGTGCCTTTATCTTTATCTTATCAGCCTTGAAAATTCCATCTGTGACAGGGTCTAGCTCTCATCCAACAGGTGTCGGGATTGGGACAGCGATGTTTGGTCCTTCTGTTGTCAGTGTGTTGGGAACGATTTGTCTGCTCTTCCAAGCTTTACTTTTAGCCCACGGAGGTTTGACAACGCTTGGTGCGAATGCTTTTTCAATGGCAGTTGTAGGTCCATTTGTTGGTTATTTTGTCTATAAATTGGCCTTGTCAATGAAAGTCTCTCGTCGTGTTGCCCTCTTTCTGTGTGCAGTTGTCGCAGACCTTGCAACTTACGCAACAACGTCTATCCAACTAGGTCTCGTGTTCCCAGACCCATCAGCAGGATTTGTAGGCTCAGCAGTGAAATTTATGGGTGTCTTTTTGACAACACAAATCCCAATCGCTATTGTAGAGGGCTTACTCACTGTTATTCTCTACAATCTCATCTCAGATACCATTAAAGAAAAGGAAGGGCTATTCGCATGA
- a CDS encoding cobalt-factor II C(20)-methyltransferase has translation MAKFYGIGIGPGDSELVTVKASRLLNDLDIIYTPEAKKRSKSLALSIAEPYLSEHLEIKQRHFPMIASLEVKKEQWESISKEIVEDVKAGKNVGFITLGDPMVYSTYSYLLNILKNDIETQTIPGITSFTSMASELGQPLTMDEESFAVVPATTDVETMDEALKLHDTVVLMKVANHLDVVLPLLKKHQLLGNTFLVSHASSDKQMVMRGVEDLDVESKLSYFTTMIVKKHIL, from the coding sequence ATGGCAAAATTTTATGGAATTGGAATTGGTCCTGGTGATAGCGAATTGGTGACGGTCAAAGCCAGCCGCCTCCTCAATGATTTAGATATCATCTATACACCAGAAGCAAAGAAACGGAGCAAGAGTTTGGCTCTATCCATTGCAGAACCTTATTTGAGCGAACATTTGGAAATCAAGCAGCGTCATTTTCCGATGATTGCCTCTTTAGAGGTTAAAAAAGAGCAATGGGAGTCCATCTCAAAAGAAATTGTAGAAGACGTAAAAGCTGGGAAAAATGTTGGTTTCATCACGTTGGGAGATCCCATGGTTTATAGCACCTATAGCTATCTCCTTAATATTTTAAAAAATGATATTGAAACCCAAACAATTCCAGGGATTACTTCCTTTACCAGTATGGCATCTGAACTAGGACAACCATTGACAATGGATGAAGAATCCTTTGCAGTAGTTCCTGCAACAACCGATGTTGAAACGATGGACGAGGCGTTGAAGCTTCACGATACCGTTGTTCTCATGAAGGTTGCAAATCACTTGGATGTTGTGTTGCCTTTGCTTAAAAAACACCAATTGCTCGGCAATACTTTCTTAGTCAGTCATGCCTCTTCAGATAAACAAATGGTCATGCGAGGGGTAGAAGATTTGGATGTAGAAAGCAAACTCAGCTATTTTACAACCATGATTGTCAAAAAACACATCTTGTAA
- a CDS encoding sirohydrochlorin cobaltochelatase, whose protein sequence is MTKAILVVSFGTTYPETRKKTIEACEQAIQKSFPDFSVHRAFTSNVVIRRIKKQEGLSIPTVSEALEELVEAGVTEVYIQPLHVILGGEYEKIVVQAQAFQEQFRVLKIAKPLLHSEEDYAFVKDILLEKYGQFGANTATVLMGHGSQHYAFTAYAAMDHMLKGAPVRIGCVESYPPVELIEQELREEGITQIHLAPFMLVAGDHATNDMTSDEEDSWYTYFTSRGYQVATHLVGLGEYREIQALYIEHLKTIIE, encoded by the coding sequence ATGACAAAAGCTATTTTAGTAGTCAGCTTTGGAACGACCTACCCCGAAACAAGAAAGAAAACGATTGAAGCGTGTGAACAGGCGATCCAGAAGTCATTCCCTGACTTCTCTGTTCATCGTGCCTTCACGTCAAACGTAGTGATTCGTCGCATAAAAAAGCAAGAAGGATTGAGCATCCCAACGGTATCAGAAGCCTTGGAAGAACTGGTAGAAGCCGGTGTCACTGAAGTCTATATTCAGCCTCTTCATGTGATTTTGGGAGGCGAGTATGAAAAGATTGTGGTGCAAGCACAGGCCTTTCAAGAGCAGTTTCGTGTTTTAAAGATTGCGAAGCCTTTATTGCATAGCGAAGAGGATTATGCTTTTGTTAAGGATATCCTGCTTGAGAAATACGGACAGTTCGGTGCAAATACAGCAACTGTTTTGATGGGACATGGAAGTCAGCACTATGCTTTTACAGCCTATGCAGCCATGGACCACATGTTAAAAGGGGCTCCTGTAAGGATTGGTTGTGTAGAGAGCTACCCTCCAGTTGAGTTGATTGAACAAGAGTTAAGAGAGGAGGGAATTACCCAAATTCATCTAGCGCCGTTTATGTTGGTAGCTGGAGACCATGCAACAAATGACATGACTTCAGATGAAGAAGATTCGTGGTACACTTACTTTACCTCACGAGGGTATCAAGTGGCAACGCATTTGGTTGGTTTGGGAGAATATAGAGAAATTCAAGCGCTCTATATCGAGCATTTGAAAACCATTATAGAATAG
- the cobA gene encoding uroporphyrinogen-III C-methyltransferase — translation MTGLVTLLGAGPGDYELLTLKGLRRLKEADVLVFDRLVNPELFKAVKADCEKIDVGKQPGMPCVRQDEIEQILIKKAQEGKRVVRLKSGDPYIFGRGGEEATALVKAGIAFEVIPGITSAIAGLTYAGVPMTYRDIATSFHVFTGHLKDETESLNWEAISQLKGTLVFLMGMKNLTTITHELMTRGFDKETPVAIIEWGTHPQQRSIDGTLETIVELVAEHQFKAPSIIAVGDVVAFRKELNFHENLPLFGRKVLIQESPTGRLPRMLKDAGANLVTFPARNAVEKLSIDLPDIETIDGILVADMQSWPLFIASLREKGIDVRDLANIKIAAVGMHTIKGLEQAGIFLEKKGTQISDAQLVASMKEETGNWYILAPSHKKDEIARCYDFPVLETHHVGFDSPLLSEEWNGVEAICLPNSVAAMSFVALSQETQHDWGEIPIIVMGSSTREVLEAAGFTGIIETDEPTIASICGKCQSILG, via the coding sequence ATGACTGGTTTAGTAACATTATTAGGAGCAGGTCCAGGTGATTATGAATTGCTCACGCTAAAAGGTCTTCGCCGTCTGAAAGAAGCAGATGTGCTTGTTTTTGATCGTTTGGTCAATCCAGAGCTTTTTAAAGCTGTAAAGGCAGATTGTGAGAAGATTGATGTCGGCAAACAGCCGGGCATGCCTTGTGTACGTCAGGATGAAATCGAACAAATTCTGATTAAGAAGGCTCAAGAAGGCAAGCGCGTTGTGCGTTTAAAGAGTGGAGACCCGTATATTTTTGGACGTGGTGGGGAAGAAGCTACTGCCTTGGTGAAAGCAGGGATTGCGTTTGAAGTCATTCCAGGTATTACTTCTGCGATTGCTGGTTTGACCTATGCAGGAGTTCCCATGACTTATCGTGATATCGCAACGAGTTTCCATGTCTTTACAGGTCATCTCAAAGATGAAACGGAATCCTTGAACTGGGAGGCGATTTCACAGTTGAAGGGGACGCTGGTTTTCTTGATGGGGATGAAAAATCTAACCACGATTACGCATGAATTAATGACACGTGGGTTTGATAAGGAGACTCCCGTTGCCATTATAGAATGGGGAACTCATCCGCAGCAACGTTCGATTGATGGAACGTTAGAAACCATCGTAGAGTTGGTTGCAGAGCACCAATTCAAGGCTCCAAGTATTATTGCTGTGGGAGATGTGGTAGCTTTCCGCAAGGAATTAAACTTCCATGAAAATCTTCCTTTGTTTGGACGTAAAGTCTTGATTCAAGAGTCACCAACAGGTAGATTACCACGGATGTTGAAGGATGCTGGTGCAAATCTGGTGACCTTCCCTGCACGAAATGCCGTTGAGAAATTATCCATTGACCTACCAGATATAGAGACTATTGATGGGATTTTGGTGGCAGATATGCAGAGCTGGCCACTCTTTATTGCTAGCCTCCGTGAAAAAGGCATTGATGTTCGCGACCTCGCTAATATCAAGATTGCTGCGGTTGGTATGCATACCATAAAAGGTCTGGAACAAGCAGGTATCTTCCTTGAGAAGAAGGGAACGCAAATTTCAGATGCGCAGTTGGTGGCAAGCATGAAAGAAGAAACAGGTAATTGGTACATTTTGGCACCAAGTCATAAAAAAGATGAAATTGCTCGCTGCTATGATTTCCCAGTTTTGGAAACCCATCATGTTGGGTTTGATAGTCCTCTGCTTTCTGAAGAGTGGAATGGTGTAGAAGCGATTTGCCTCCCAAATTCTGTGGCTGCCATGAGTTTTGTTGCCTTGAGCCAAGAAACTCAGCATGATTGGGGAGAAATTCCAATTATTGTCATGGGTTCAAGTACACGAGAAGTCCTTGAAGCGGCTGGTTTTACAGGCATTATTGAAACAGATGAACCAACCATTGCCTCGATTTGTGGCAAGTGTCAATCCATTCTAGGATAA
- the cobK gene encoding precorrin-6A reductase → MMKLLLGGTSDSTAILELLNDLNISVTSSVVTDYGKHLASKFGQPVIQGRLTAEDMVDFIQKHQVDEIIDATHPFADIVSKEAMRAAEMADVPYLRFERSATLDLSGSIVVHSTEEAIEVIRDKGYQTIYLGTGSKTLPLFIHGLPDRRVVARVLPTSEVLLACEALGMVADQIDAIKAPFSKECNKELIARSKADVFVSKESGNVGGIREKIDGCLELGIDCIIIARPLLEYPQMVSTIEELRDYLTQEK, encoded by the coding sequence ATGATGAAGCTGCTATTAGGAGGAACTTCAGATAGCACTGCCATTTTAGAATTGCTAAATGATTTGAACATTTCTGTTACTTCTTCTGTGGTTACGGATTATGGCAAGCATTTGGCTTCTAAGTTTGGACAGCCGGTTATTCAAGGACGTTTGACAGCTGAGGATATGGTGGACTTTATCCAGAAGCATCAAGTAGATGAAATCATTGATGCCACTCATCCTTTTGCAGACATTGTTTCAAAGGAAGCCATGCGAGCAGCTGAGATGGCTGATGTTCCTTATCTTCGTTTTGAACGTTCGGCAACTCTTGATTTATCAGGCAGTATTGTTGTTCATTCCACTGAGGAAGCTATCGAGGTTATTCGCGATAAGGGGTATCAGACGATTTACCTTGGAACTGGGAGCAAGACCCTGCCACTCTTTATCCATGGTTTGCCAGATAGACGCGTGGTGGCAAGGGTCCTTCCAACCTCGGAGGTCTTGCTGGCTTGTGAGGCCTTGGGCATGGTGGCTGACCAGATAGACGCGATTAAAGCTCCCTTTTCAAAAGAGTGCAATAAAGAATTAATCGCTCGTTCAAAAGCAGATGTCTTTGTCTCTAAGGAAAGTGGGAATGTCGGTGGTATTCGTGAAAAAATTGATGGTTGTTTAGAATTAGGGATTGATTGTATTATCATTGCTCGACCGTTACTTGAATATCCGCAAATGGTATCTACCATAGAGGAGCTAAGAGACTATTTGACACAAGAAAAATAA
- the cobJ gene encoding precorrin-3B C(17)-methyltransferase, with protein sequence MLYVIGLGPGKEELMSREALEAIADCEIIVGYSTYMRLIRDLVKDKEHVATGMRQEIDRCQKAIDLALETGKNVGVVSSGDAGVYGMAGLILELLGDNSELEVKVVPGITASLGAAAVMGAPLMNDFCHISLSDLMTPMSVIEKRLHAAAQGDFVICLYNPRSKGRPDHLSKALSIISQYKSEDTIVGIGKDIGRKEEEYILTTIKDLDESLVDMTTIVIIGNKETYVKNGRMITPRGYTL encoded by the coding sequence ATGTTATACGTAATCGGATTAGGACCTGGAAAAGAAGAATTGATGTCTCGTGAAGCGCTTGAAGCGATTGCAGACTGTGAGATTATCGTGGGATATTCAACCTACATGCGCTTGATTCGTGACCTTGTCAAAGATAAGGAGCACGTAGCGACTGGGATGCGTCAAGAAATCGATCGTTGTCAAAAAGCGATTGACTTGGCTCTTGAAACTGGTAAAAATGTCGGTGTCGTATCCAGTGGTGACGCTGGTGTGTACGGCATGGCAGGCTTGATTTTAGAATTATTGGGAGACAATTCAGAGCTTGAAGTGAAAGTTGTTCCAGGCATTACAGCTAGCCTAGGGGCAGCAGCTGTCATGGGAGCACCGCTGATGAATGACTTCTGTCACATTAGTTTGAGTGACTTGATGACCCCAATGTCCGTCATTGAAAAACGTCTGCATGCAGCAGCACAAGGGGACTTTGTCATTTGTTTGTACAACCCAAGAAGTAAAGGCCGGCCTGACCATCTATCAAAAGCCTTGTCCATCATTTCGCAATACAAATCAGAAGACACAATTGTCGGCATTGGTAAAGACATCGGCCGTAAAGAGGAAGAATACATCCTAACTACGATCAAGGACTTGGATGAGTCTCTTGTCGATATGACGACTATTGTCATCATTGGTAATAAAGAAACCTATGTGAAAAATGGCCGTATGATTACTCCTCGAGGCTACACTCTATGA
- a CDS encoding cobalt-precorrin 5A hydrolase — protein sequence MPNRKTLPYAIVALTETGKETALRLQKKLAKPAQVYTMPKLADETTLALDGSPVKAIAQLFTQVEVLICIMATGIVVRSIAPVVVDKAADPAVIVMDEKAQNVISLLSGHLGGANELTLHIAELLGANPVITTATDVQNVAALDTLAKSVNGWRTELRPLIKPFNSYLGRKETVYFYQEKDWVRDVRGLTVIHQDEVEEVLRSNHPFVFLTTQPQTIERKDLAVIYPKPYILGVGARKDVDPQVFREGFDLFCQQQGIDPSEISKIVSIDVKKNETAILALAKALDCPFETYTKEELAVVADKYPQSEFVKKTVGVGSVALASADVASNGQVLTERFAKDGCTYALARAIVTR from the coding sequence ATGCCAAATAGAAAAACGCTTCCCTATGCTATCGTGGCTCTGACCGAAACAGGAAAGGAAACGGCGCTTCGTTTGCAGAAAAAGCTAGCAAAACCCGCTCAGGTTTATACTATGCCGAAGCTCGCTGATGAAACGACACTGGCTCTAGATGGAAGCCCAGTGAAAGCTATAGCCCAACTGTTTACACAGGTTGAGGTACTGATTTGCATTATGGCGACAGGAATTGTGGTACGTTCCATTGCTCCAGTAGTCGTGGATAAGGCAGCCGACCCCGCTGTGATTGTGATGGATGAAAAAGCCCAGAATGTCATTAGCTTGTTAAGTGGGCATTTAGGAGGTGCAAATGAGTTGACACTTCATATTGCGGAGCTACTTGGAGCGAATCCTGTGATTACAACAGCGACAGATGTTCAAAATGTAGCTGCTCTTGATACCTTGGCCAAGTCTGTCAATGGTTGGCGTACAGAACTTCGTCCGCTGATTAAGCCATTTAATAGCTATTTAGGAAGAAAAGAAACGGTTTACTTCTACCAAGAAAAGGATTGGGTGAGGGATGTACGTGGTTTGACAGTCATTCATCAAGACGAGGTGGAGGAGGTTCTCAGAAGCAATCATCCCTTCGTTTTCCTGACAACTCAGCCTCAAACCATAGAAAGGAAAGATCTAGCAGTGATTTATCCAAAACCATATATTTTAGGCGTAGGAGCTAGAAAAGATGTCGATCCACAAGTCTTTCGAGAAGGATTTGATTTATTTTGCCAACAGCAAGGCATTGATCCTAGTGAAATTTCAAAGATTGTCAGCATTGATGTCAAAAAGAATGAAACAGCTATTCTAGCCCTAGCTAAAGCTTTAGATTGCCCATTTGAAACCTATACCAAGGAAGAATTAGCAGTGGTTGCAGACAAATATCCGCAGTCAGAATTTGTAAAAAAGACTGTTGGAGTAGGAAGTGTGGCTCTTGCTAGTGCAGATGTGGCAAGTAACGGGCAAGTCTTAACAGAACGCTTTGCTAAAGACGGATGTACGTATGCTTTGGCAAGAGCGATTGTGACTCGTTAA
- a CDS encoding cobalt-precorrin-4 methyltransferase: MSKVHFVGAGPGDVDLITLKGYKQLSQADVVIYAGSLVNPALLEYCKEGAEIHDSASMHLMEIIDVMEAGVKAGKDVVRLQTGDFSIYGSIREQTEEMKKRGIEFDCTPGVSSFLGAASSIGTEYTVPEVSQSVIITRMAGRTPVPDRESLRSYAQHRTSMAIFLSIQGIEKVVEELVEGGYPTTTPVAVIYKATWPDEKKVFGTLETIAEKVNEAGITKTALILVGDFLGQEFYYSKLYHEEFEHEFRHGKSSHAK, from the coding sequence ATGTCAAAAGTACATTTTGTCGGAGCTGGTCCTGGGGATGTTGATTTAATCACTCTTAAAGGCTATAAACAGCTGTCTCAAGCAGATGTGGTTATCTATGCAGGTTCCTTGGTTAATCCTGCTCTTTTGGAGTATTGCAAAGAAGGGGCAGAAATCCATGATAGTGCGAGTATGCATTTGATGGAAATCATTGATGTGATGGAGGCTGGTGTTAAAGCAGGCAAAGATGTTGTTCGCTTGCAGACAGGGGATTTCTCAATCTATGGCTCTATTCGTGAGCAGACGGAAGAAATGAAAAAACGCGGGATTGAGTTTGATTGTACGCCAGGTGTAAGTTCATTCTTGGGAGCAGCTTCAAGCATCGGGACGGAGTACACAGTTCCTGAAGTGTCCCAAAGTGTGATTATTACACGAATGGCAGGACGTACCCCTGTTCCTGACCGCGAATCCCTTAGGAGTTATGCTCAACATCGCACTTCTATGGCTATCTTTCTTTCTATTCAAGGGATTGAGAAGGTGGTGGAGGAATTGGTCGAAGGAGGCTATCCAACGACAACCCCAGTGGCTGTGATTTACAAGGCGACATGGCCTGATGAAAAGAAAGTGTTCGGAACACTTGAAACTATTGCTGAAAAAGTCAATGAAGCTGGCATTACTAAAACAGCTCTTATCCTAGTAGGAGACTTTTTAGGTCAAGAATTTTACTACTCTAAACTCTATCATGAGGAGTTTGAACATGAATTCCGCCATGGAAAAAGTAGTCATGCCAAATAG